In Bacilli bacterium, the DNA window AACAGGAAACCTTGCCGCAAAGGTAAGCGCCGCGCCCGGACTTTTTCCCCGTCAGGTCGATTAATACTTCATCTTCCGGCGTTTTGACGATGCGGATCAACTGCTTTTTCGCGATCATTTCCTGGCAGGCCACGCATTTGCGCAAAGGCACTTTCCGCTTTTTCATTGACGGCACCTCCGTTTTCGCCCTTAACCGATATCCGGTTCTGCATTTGCGTCGTCAGGCATATCCCGCAGAAAATCGCCTTCTTCAATTTGCGACTCGCTTTTGATATCGATTTTCCAACCGGTTAATTTCGCGGCAAGGCGGGCGTTCTGGCCGCGAATGCCAATGGCCAAAGACAGTTGATTGTCCGGCACAATCACCCTGGCCACTTTTTCTTCTTCG includes these proteins:
- a CDS encoding YlxR family protein, with the protein product MKKRKVPLRKCVACQEMIAKKQLIRIVKTPEDEVLIDLTGKKSGRGAYLCGKVSC